The Balearica regulorum gibbericeps isolate bBalReg1 chromosome 5, bBalReg1.pri, whole genome shotgun sequence genomic interval AGACAAGCTCTGTCTTCACTTATGAGGATTTGTAGGAAAGAAGTCTCTTTCGACCTTCAACATCTCTGAGCACGACATAGTTAACACGTAGTCCTAAAAGCTCTGAATCACAGAGATGTTTGGGCCTGTGCTGGGTAGAGACTAATCCCTTTTTGAACCGGAATAAGCCTTAAACCAGCAAACACAAATTCTTGTGAAACTGCAGGGCTGCAGTGTCGTCCCCATTcgtctccctccttccctcagctgcagagctctgatTGCAGCAGCCTGACTTCAAACACTGACAAATGTCATTGCTGACAGTGCTATGGTGGGTGCACACCATCATTATAATCTGTATGCATTTAGCCATCCCAGCATGATAAGAGAATGATTAGGAGAATAGTTAGAGAGTAAATTAAAAACTCCCAGCAGTTTCCTGTGTGAAGCTACTAACTTACAGGCATATTTTTTCATAGCATTACTGAAAAATGCCATTAGTTATACCTGTGAATACATGTTAGATTTAAACCCCTGGTGAGAATTTTTATTAACATACAAATATGTTAGGGCTCTTATGCtgcttaaaatgtaattaaccATCTTCTGAAGATTAAGAGTGCATAATCATAAAAGAACTGCACTCTTGTGCATTTAATTCTTCTAATCTGCTTTATGTTGATGTTAGTGTGGAAGAATAATCACTAGTTTGCCTTAAtagtttgggtttgtgctgtAGGAAGAAACTGTTATTGGATGTATTTATAAACTTCAAATTTGGTAGGTTTGCATTGATGGAAGATGATGAAGTGCACggagaaattagaaaaaacttgcttctcttctgctgctgctgctcttgcaaaTGCCCTGCAGTGGTAAATCTGTGTTTCAGACAGCTTCATTCAGCAgacaaaaaggaggaagggacaGGCACACCCAGTGAACGACAAAGATAAGAGCAATAAACTTTAAGTAATCCTTTTAAGCACTAATTTAAACGCATAATATGTCAACCAAGTCGTGTGGGGATCCAACAAGCTTTTTTGAGAAGCATGTGGAAACAGCAACCAAcacaaggcagagaaaaagacCTGATTTGCTGGATTGTAATATGGGAGCTGGGTTTGTGAAATGCACTCtaaattaatgattttatgttttcattaaaacatgcTATTAGAGTAGTCCACCCTCCCAGGGCTGTCACAATCCCCATGCAATGGTGATCAGCTTTATCTGAAAAGAGGTTAAAACCTTCAGGGATGCAGCGTACTGCTCTTTAGGAGTATTTCCTTCTGAGCAACATGATCCATAAAACCATTAGGTAACTCAGCTtcacagaaataatctttttttctcaccttCTCTTCTAGCATGACTTCTTGCAAACTAAGAAGAGGTAAAGGAAGAACAGTGAAGACTTTGGTTTGAAGACATTTGCCAACAGTCATGACTGCATGAATTCATACTGAAGTTGTACAATGAGTCTGCAGCCTGTTCCCAGGGGAGTCAGTGGGGCAGGAACTCACATGGAAAACATGGGCAGAAGAGCCCATGCCACTCCTGCTTTGTGGAGGAGACAGAGGGGATGGAGACTGGCTGATGCTTCATGAAGGCCACCAGGAACAGGCGATTTCCTCCTTACTAGAATTGAGCAGGTGCTCTGCAAGGTCCTGGAGGAAAAACAGCTTCCAACAGCAATTTTAGCAACTGGAAAAcaattgtaaaatatttccccctttttttttttttgagtcattTATTTTAGTGGGTCCCTTTGCACTCCGTTCTCTGTGGGGCCAATGACACTTTGCAGCAGATAGTTGTGGTCAAATGGATCCCATTCTAGGGGAGACTGGTGACAATGTGACCATAGGGAGCAGTAACACGCAGCCTGGGAAGGGATCCTCAGCTGCtttgtgcttgttttcattatttccaaGTGAACGCACAGGCTTTATTGAAAGttgcttgttttcattacaGCTTCCTTTTGGCAGGTGTGACAGGGAGCATGGCGGGTTGCTCTGGGCCCTTCGCCATGCTGAGCTCTTGAGGCAAAGCTGCTCTCTGTAATTCCCTGCAAAGGAGGTGGCCGACACGCTGCTTGTGGCCACCTGTGCTCAGGGACTGGCGTGCATGATGTCAGGGAAATCCTTTCCACAGAGAGCACACCCAGCTTCTTCCCTTTGGCGCTGACAGGGAGGCCACAGCGGCTCCTGCTTGGGGGAGCGATGGCAGGGGAAACTCCTGCTCCCTGAGTCAAAACCCAGGAAGGCAGTACAGAAGTTCCCCTGGGTTTTCCATCAGGCCCTCAGACAGGGATGTTGCATAAAGAACATAGTGCATTTCTAGTCTTTGGCTGGCTGTCCTTTACAAACATGCAGGGAAATACCAAAGGTTGTTAAAGCATGAACAGTGTTTCAGATATGTCTGACGTTTTGTCCCAAGCTGATATTCCCCACTGCCTACTTTCCAGTAGCGCTGGGTGGGGACTGCATCTCTGTTTTGGTaggtggcagcagcactggcatAAGGCTGAAGGGCAGTGTCAGATCAGAGCAGGCTTTAGCCAGAGGCTCGTCGTGGCTTGAATCTAGTCTCTTCAGAGAGCCATTAAACAGGTTAAATCTTAAAATCCTACTGAAATTGCAGAAGAGTTGGGTGCTCAGTTCCCTTAGGATTTTTTGAGCAGGTGgaatatatatctatctatcttcAAGCCAATGGAAAGGACACCAGACTCCCATCCCCAGCTCTGTTTAAGGACTGCTGGTGTGAATAACCTTGGATAATGAAGTTGAGAACACGATTAATTCTGCTTGCCATTCAAGATATTGCACTGAATAAGACATGAAATTCCAGACAGAAAGCCAGCCATTCTTCTGTTCTAGCAGTTTGCTGTCAACACAGGacaataaaatatgaatattttagaTCCATAATACAGACAAATAGGAAATAGGAGCTGTATTGTGCTTCACATGCATGGCGAGCTCAGTAATGCTAATGTGATTATCTCACTGAACTTTTGTGCCGTTGCTTAAGGGTAGCTTTGTCTTGCTTCGCTGGGATATACATATCTTCTACACACAGGTCTATAGTCCTTTTTAAGCTTGTAGAAATGAGGAAGCctgatttttctcatctgtcaCAAGGTAGCATCCTTCCTTGGCATTGCCTGGCAGTAGCACAGCTTAAACAACATTTCTACAGGTTCCCAcgaaaatatttaaatgtcttcAGGTTGGTCTCCAGCCAGAAGCATGGGAAAATCACAGGAACATTTAAAGTATTGTGTCTGTAATGGAGACATGAGGcagataataaaaacaataaatgctCAAATTTGGTCCCctccccaaacaaaaaatattttcaatggtGGACTAGTTAGGTCAGGCTTTAGTTTTGATGGGCAGTCACTCAGTTATTCACCCATGGCAGCCATTTAGCTGTGCCACCCAGCCCCGCTGGCTCTGCCAACACAGTGATAGCACGTGCCCGAGGCAGGGCTGCAAAAACCAAATCTGGGCAGAGCCAGATGGTGAGGGGGCCTTTACAGGGCAGAACAAGAAGTTGGGACAGGATTAGTAGTTTAATGGTGACACTGTCTCACTTGCAGTCCCCTCAGGGAGGGCATGATGTGAATGATGCATTTCTCACTGCAACTAAGTCCTAGAGGTGATGGCCTCCAGCTCACGTTGGAAAACTGTCCTGGTTTATGGCATTTGATTGTCTGGAATGTGATCACATCACATAATCTGCTTCATTATCCATTTTGTTAAGCTCCTCTAAAAACGAATTAGGTTCTTTACTCCATCTCCCTTTCCCAGTTTCCCCAGCAGCAATACCTGCTGATCTTCACTTGTTGATGAGAAATCCCACTATGTCAACAATATAcggtggggaggggaggtggaCAACACGTCTCTTTCTGGGTGAGAGCAGCTGCGATGCCGGCGCGATCGGCAGCGGAGCAGGTCGCGGTGCacggtgtgtgtgtggggaggcGTCTCCTCAACCGCGGAAACCTCAGGGGAGCGGAGACACCCGCCACTAGCTCGCGGCTCGCGCGACAGCGGTTGGGGAGATCTGGGCGGGGCCAGGAGCAACGTCGCGAGATTTAAAGGCAGGGCAACCGAAACTAACGCTCAGTCCCTGAGGCGAACAGCTACGGTGGCGGCGCGATCGGCAGTCGAGCGCTCTAAATCGGTGCGCTGGGGGAGGTGTGGGGGGTCTCCTGATCCGAGGAAACCTCAGGGGAGCGGACAGACCTGCCAGGCGGCCGCAGCTGAAGAGACCTGGATGGGGCCAGGAGCAACCGCGGCCAAGCGCCCCGCCCCACCCAGGGAGCACCCTTGTGCAGTAGGTACGAGGCTCTGCAAGTAGAAGCAAACAATGAGCACGATGGTTCATCTCGGTTAGAGATGTTGCCAATATTAAGTAGGCCCTGCCTCAAAACCACTTCCATTACGAAAAAAGAGGTTATTGTCATAGGAGACTcttctgaggggaacagaaGGCACAGTATGCTGACAGATGCTCTTCTTAGGGAAGACTGCTGCGTCCCTGGGGCCCATGTTAAAGATGTGACAAGAAAACTTCCTACTGTGGTGCAGCCCTCAGATTATTATCCATTATTGCTTTTTCATGTAGTCAGCAATGAAGTTGCAATAAGAAGTCCAATGGTGATCAAAAAAGAATTTACAGCCTTGGGATGACTGGTTAAGGGATAAGGAGCGCAAGTAGTTTTTCCCTCTATCCTTTcagttgcagggaatgatgttggaagaaacaggaagaccCAGCAGATCAATACCTGGCTCTGTGACAGGTGTCAGCAGCAGAATTTTGAGTTTTTTGATCACAGGTTGGTCTACATGACATCAGGCCTGCTAGGGCTCTCACATTGTATCCCGTGGAGTAGCACTGCCGCCTCCCCAGATGTGCCAGTGCCAGCCTCTCCCACACAGCTTTCCACCTGCAGAAGCGCTGCAGCTAAAACAAGGTGGGCAAACCCATCATTGCTTCGGGTGGCCTCAGTCTCACGGCCAGGTCTTCAAGGGCCCCTCTGCTGGCTAATACTGCTCCAGGGGACACCAGCTCTGCATCCTGGAAAGCTGTGAACCCCTGCGATCCAAGGGAGTTGGGCTCCAGCTGCCACTATGTAGTGAGGGATTCTGTATCCAGATCTGCACACAAAGAAGGGAGTGCTGTTCAGGGAAATCTCCTTTCCTGCCTAAGGCTGACACACCAGAGACCAACAAGAAAGGTGCAGAGTTGCGGAGGGTGGTGAGTTATTTTCATTGCCCAACGCAGGAGGACAGACAGGCAGGGGAGCCTTAGTTACGGAATCAGTGAAACCAGAGCCCACTgaatctgcttttctgcagcttttcaggCCCCTGTGAAATCGCAACCTCGGACATGACTGTGTGACAGGAAAGCAGGGCAAAGGTCATCTTTGCAGACACTGCAGTTATCAACGGCAGCTACGCTGAGAAGACTGTCTGGACAATGAGGTTGCTGCTCTTGGTTGTCCTGTTCTATCTCCTGAAACAGCCTGTTCAGCCACATTGCTCATTCTCTTTGGCTGGTTCTCTCGATTCAGCGACCACGCACTGCTGGTAACACTTGGCCtctcattttctcccctgtcctgctgaggagggggaatgagagagcggcttggtgggcacctggcagccagccaaggttaacccaccacatcaGCCGAGGTTCGTCAcctgcctcctgcctctctACAGCCTGGTGCAAGCTCTGCACCTTCTTTCCACCCTGCTATGGTCACATCCCAACACAGTTAATGGCTGGTGCATGCAGCCCCCATTCGTTCTTCTCTCAGCGTATTTACAGGCagcttttaaaaccagaaagatttaTTAGCATCTTTGCACAGGGTAAAGGTCCCAGAGGGAATGGAGTCTCGTGAAGAGGGCGGGCAGTCGCTGTCCAGGTGGTAACGCAGTCCTTGTCACAAGCCTCCTTGCAGCAAGCAGCCTCTTCAGCCACCAGGCTCGCTCTCTTCAGGTCTCTCTCTGGCCACTGCGCACTGCTGGTAATCCTTGACCTCTGTCTACTCCATGGTGACGAATGTGTTTGAGTTGCCTTGCTGCACCGCCAAGATCAGCTCAATGGAGAGGGATATCTTGAAGGCATTGGTCAGCTTGAGCTTGCAGAAGCGTGTGGAGGGCAGCACCGTTAGCTTGCCTGTAGCCGACGAAGGCACAACAACGGCGGCGGCTGCTGTCATCAGCTCCTGGAGCCAAAGGGCAGTTTTCTGCACGTCGAGGTACGAGCCAGTGCAGAGGGTTTGTAGGAGGCTGGCTTCCTGACAGCTCATCAGCTTGTCCTCAGGGTGGTGGAGGAAGCACAGCATGTCGCCCAGCCGCCGCTGCCTTGTGCACGTGCACTCCAGTTCCACACGCAGGCAGGAGTTCCTCACCAGCATCTCCTGTTCGGTGCCCAGGTCGAGGTGGAAGGAGTGCCCAGGGGGTGGCTTCAGGGGCACAAGTAGGCGATAGAAAAAGTCTTCAGCGACATTCCAGCCTTCTAGGAAGCGGCCCACCCCAACAGCTGGCTGCAGCCGTGGCATGAAGTCATTGCCAGAGAAGATGCGGCAGACAGAGAGAAGGTCGTTCACCAGCTCTTCCACCACCGTGCATGTTCTCTGCCTGTTTGGCAGTGGCCACAATGTGTGCTTGTCCAGAAACCTGTCCATATGTAATGGGtcttccccctcttcttcctcctcctcctcaaggCTTCTGGAGCTGCcatgcttgctgctgcttcctggtTCATGGCTGCTCTTCCAGAGCCACCAGCACAGCCAAAAGAGGACCACCAGGCCTCCAGCAAAGGCCCAGAACTGCCACTGGTGCAAGACAGCGAAGAGCGGCTCTCCCCTGGCTCCCTTGGCCACCCCGCTTGGCTCCTGGGGGCTCTGCTCTACCTCTTCAAGCAGCTGAGCCAGGGGATGCCTCATCCTGTGCATAGTTGTGTCCGGCTCATCTCTGACTTCCAGCGTCATCCGGATAATGCTCAGCGCGCTCCAGGCGAACAGTATCGCCAGACCCATGGCctgcaggagagggagagaagggggctCAGTGTTGTGGGCAtaggagcaggggctggagccGCAGGGACATGGGAGCAAGCAGCGGAGGGGGTGTGGGTGCTGGGAGGCAGCAAGGACTGCTGGCAGCACCAGCACTGGCTGCACCGTGCCCTGCCCATGGCACTCCCCTGAGCACCGGACCCTTGCCGCAGGGTCAGActcccctccctggggcccgCGTTTCTGCCCCAGCTCTCGTCCAGCCCAACCTCCCCACCACGTGTGCACTCACTGCTAGCCCAGGCCGTACTGGCCCAGCGCTGCCTCCTGGTGCCCCTGATAAACGCCCCCATTGTGACTTGTCCTTTCTGATGTCACAGGCTGCAGGGCGCATCACTGGCACGCCCTTGCCTCGCCTGGCTTGGCCTGGCCTTgctctccccttcctttcttctctatttccttttcttctcccttttctgttttcttattttcttctcccttctgttcTCCTggctcttttttctcctgttcctgTCCATCTTTCTTtacctttgctttgcttcccttcctcttctctcatgTGCCCCAaccctgccttttcttctttctctccttatCTTCTACTGTGGAGAGCCCACACGGACCAGGGTCATGACATGAGCTGTGGCTCATAgacaggagccaggacaggagCAGGGTTTGTGGCCAgagctgtggcccatgggagAGCCATGCTGGAGCTGTTCTCGAAGAACTGCAGCGCGTGGGAAGTACCCATGGGAAGGATGGATATTATGGACCAACTGCAACCGCCATTGCCCGTCCCCTGTGCTCCTCAGGGGCAGGAAGTAAAGGAGTTGGGAGTGAAGGAGTGAGGTtgtgcctgggaagaaggggtggggggaaggtggttttagttttgaTGTTGCTACTCACCATCCTACTCTATTTCTGAATGGCGAGACATGAAATTAACTTTCTCCATGTcgtctgttttgcctgtgacggtaattggtAAGCAAACTCCCTGTCCTTATATcgatgtgttgggtttgtgtggcaaggttttggtagtgggtgggggcatgggctataggggtggctcctgtgaggaggttctagaagcttccacagtgtatggtagagccaatgccagccagccccaagatgggcccgcccctggccaaggccaagccaatcagcgcctctgtgataacatatttaagaaggggggaagtttttttacatctggagggggaagtgcggagatgtaacatcaaggtcagtgcaggaggaggggggaggaggaggcgctccagacactggagcagagatccccctgcagcccgtggtgaaaaccatggggaagcaggctgttcccctgcagcccgtggaggaaggatgagggggtgtagagattccacctgcagcccgcggaggaccctacgctggagcaggtggaggtacccgagggaggctgtggcctgtgggaagcccgggctgaagcaagtccctggccggaccggtagacccgtggagaggggagcccacgccagggcaggttttggtggcaggacttgtgaccccgtgggagacccacgctgcaacagttttctcctaaaggtctgcaccccatggaagagaccatgccggagcagttcgggaaggactgtagcccgtgggagagactccattttggagcaggggaaggatgagaggagttctccccccgaggacaacgaagcggcagaaacaacgtgcgctgcactgacctcaacccc includes:
- the LOC142601867 gene encoding inositol 1,4,5-trisphosphate receptor-interacting protein-like 1: MGLAILFAWSALSIIRMTLEVRDEPDTTMHRMRHPLAQLLEEVEQSPQEPSGVAKGARGEPLFAVLHQWQFWAFAGGLVVLFWLCWWLWKSSHEPGSSSKHGSSRSLEEEEEEEGEDPLHMDRFLDKHTLWPLPNRQRTCTVVEELVNDLLSVCRIFSGNDFMPRLQPAVGVGRFLEGWNVAEDFFYRLLVPLKPPPGHSFHLDLGTEQEMLVRNSCLRVELECTCTRQRRLGDMLCFLHHPEDKLMSCQEASLLQTLCTGSYLDVQKTALWLQELMTAAAAVVVPSSATGKLTVLPSTRFCKLKLTNAFKISLSIELILAVQQGNSNTFVTME